From Solanum lycopersicum chromosome 4, SLM_r2.1:
CGGAAGTACAAGAAACAACAGGTAATAACAAAAACAGCAGATAGTAACATAAGAGAAACTACAACAAGCATTACTAATATCGAGGTATAAGGGACAACGTATAGTAACGAAAAATCGAAGGATAAGAAACTATAGGAGCAATACTATGACTATTGATATGAACGAGACAGCAAGACAACACACTGCTACCTACTAATTCTGCGTGGAGAGACTATAGGGATAGATGCAATCTTATTGAAAAATATCTTATTCGATATTTAATGAATACGAGAGGGAGAGAATTGGACTAACCTTATAACAACTTCACTTTGTGGCATTGAAATCAGCTTCAGTAGGGAATAGTGAGCTTGAATTTGCCACTTTCTGGATGATCAGcttgcttcttctttttctcgCATTCTATTTCTCTTGCAGATTTGCTTGCTTTGCTTGTGTTTTCCAACGTCATCTCTTGAAGGTTATCCAAATGGGCAAGATCGAGTGGCACAGCCTCAAGATTAAGACAGGAGATCAGGAAAAGGCTCCTAAGTCTTGGGAAAGGACAGTTTGATGCCTCCCACGACACGAAATCTGCCATTTCAATCCACAAGACCTGAAGTTTCTTGAAACCTCCTGGCTCCATCCTCCAGGACGGCCCCATGAAtgcattttctttcatttttaggACCTGGAGATTTTTCACCTGCCCCAATCTATATGCCTGATTCCAGTCAAACCTTGTTTTTGATAGAGTTAACTTCTTCAAATTTGGTAAACATTCGGAGAATGCTGACGGAAGGTGAAGAGATTTGTTACTCTTATCATCATTTAGCAGTGTTAAACTTTCCAGGAGCTTTAGCACTTGAAAATTGCTGAAAAATTCACCCTTGCTAGTTTCAAGAAAAGGCGTCAAATTACCTTTAACACTCATTTTTTTGACATTACGAGCTTTTGAAAGAACATTTCCCTTGCAGCTTTCTGGTGTAACCAGAGATAGAGTTTGCAAAAAACAAGAATTtgtactactactactactactacttgTAGGGGGTGGTAAGATTGCAGGTTTGTTGGTGCGCAGATGACGCAAACGTGGCATGTTCCATATGTCAGCTTTTATATCAAGGGTGGGCTTGGAAGTATTTAGAATGAGAGTTTGTGCATTACAGAAAGAAGTAAAGAGTTTAGGAAGTTGCTCGAAATCACCTGAGATAGCGATATACCTCAAGTGCAATAGCTGGTAAAATTCCCTGGTAATACTAAACTTGACGGATTCAATGTCTAAGACTCTCATAAGTGGAAATGCGGTAGGGATGAGCTTGACGTCGATATTAGAAAAGTCaacttgtttttgttttgaggAAAAACATAACAATGACCTAACATGTTCTTCAACTGTCTTTTTTGAGATGAAGTTTTGAGGAACAGATGATTGAATAGAGACACGACGACAAGTAATTGAGTTCTGTATGTCTTGATCAGATGTGAGACATACTTGTTTGAAAAGAGTCAATCTAGTAGCCTCTTCAACGCAAAACTCATGTAACATGTCGTGAACACGACATGTTTTTATTCGATCATTAGATTTCTTTTTCATCACCATCACTAAGTTCCTGTTGGCAAAGTCATTAAGATAATACTCTGCTATCTCTTCAATTTCGTTGCCTGACAACTTGGACATTATGAGTCCCTCAGCAATCCAGAGTCGAATCAATTTCCAAGCGGGGATATCAAATCCTTGAGGAAAGGCACCAAAATACAAGAAgcaagattttttttcttgaggCAAATGATTGTAACTCAATCTCACAACATTCACACATCTCTGAAGTTTGTCTTCTTGTATAAGATGCTTCCCCACATTTTCCCTAACTACTTTCCAATCAATTTCACTCGTACGACCTCTTAAAGCTCCTGCAATTACCACAATTGTAAGTGGTACTCCACTACATTTTGCTACAATGGCTTCTCCATGTTCTACTAACTCAACAGGACAACGGCTAACGCCAAAAGCTCTCTTTTCTAGCAGCTGGAAACTTTCATCTCCATCCAGAAATTTCAGATTGTGGGGATATTTATTGACAGATCTAGCAATGTCTTCGTGTCGAGTGGTCATCATGATCCTGTGGGCTTTTTTGTTATCAGGGAAAACTGTCTTGACAATATCTACAACATTTGGATCCCACACATCATCCAAGACAATGAGACATTTACCTCCATTAGCCACACGCTTACGTATTTCATCAGTTATGCTTGCCTCATTTCTGTTTTtgaattcatcaaatgaatttGTGAACCCTTTCAGAATATTAAAAAGGATATCCCTTTTTACACACGTTGATTGTCCGATGAAAAC
This genomic window contains:
- the LOC101258147 gene encoding putative late blight resistance protein homolog R1B-17, whose product is MDPFTAAALTTAVTATVSLLVENLSHLISYNWKLYTGLKKSCEDLYDEVKRLNAFLVDNANQRSNSTQWDVLVDKIRRTVYKAEDVVDKLLIQGKLDQESNIAKKMFHKTYKNRNFTEEINEILVEVRKILEENQHLFEANPTIDHHQPEKVVQEEQGSSLENHEVVGFDEEATKVINRLVEGAECLDVIPVVGMPGLGKTTLARKIFNDPKISREFFSYIWVFIGQSTCVKRDILFNILKGFTNSFDEFKNRNEASITDEIRKRVANGGKCLIVLDDVWDPNVVDIVKTVFPDNKKAHRIMMTTRHEDIARSVNKYPHNLKFLDGDESFQLLEKRAFGVSRCPVELVEHGEAIVAKCSGVPLTIVVIAGALRGRTSEIDWKVVRENVGKHLIQEDKLQRCVNVVRLSYNHLPQEKKSCFLYFGAFPQGFDIPAWKLIRLWIAEGLIMSKLSGNEIEEIAEYYLNDFANRNLVMVMKKKSNDRIKTCRVHDMLHEFCVEEATRLTLFKQVCLTSDQDIQNSITCRRVSIQSSVPQNFISKKTVEEHVRSLLCFSSKQKQVDFSNIDVKLIPTAFPLMRVLDIESVKFSITREFYQLLHLRYIAISGDFEQLPKLFTSFCNAQTLILNTSKPTLDIKADIWNMPRLRHLRTNKPAILPPPTSSSSSSSTNSCFLQTLSLVTPESCKGNVLSKARNVKKMSVKGNLTPFLETSKGEFFSNFQVLKLLESLTLLNDDKSNKSLHLPSAFSECLPNLKKLTLSKTRFDWNQAYRLGQVKNLQVLKMKENAFMGPSWRMEPGGFKKLQVLWIEMADFVSWEASNCPFPRLRSLFLISCLNLEAVPLDLAHLDNLQEMTLENTSKASKSAREIECEKKKKQADHPESGKFKLTIPY